Proteins encoded in a region of the Phacochoerus africanus isolate WHEZ1 chromosome 8, ROS_Pafr_v1, whole genome shotgun sequence genome:
- the CA6 gene encoding carbonic anhydrase 6 — MTALVTLLFLLLLGAQTQHGAEWTYSDGELDEAHWSREYPDCDGRRQSPINVQRKSVQYNPALRALSLTGYEAQEGEFSMINNGHTVQISLPSTMRLTAPDGTQYIAKQMHFHWGGAFSEISGSEHTIDGIRYVTEVHVVHYNSKYKSYDEAQMAPDGLAVLAALFEIKDYAENTYYSNFISHLKNIRNPGQTTVLSSLNLQDMLPENLHSYYSYQGSLTTPPCTENVHWFVLADTVKLSRTQVWKLQNSLLNDQNKTIHNDYRRTQPLNHRVVEANFKSLPNPRSELHFYLNNIENNLEYLRRVIEQKKAKGKRPW, encoded by the exons ATGGGGAGCTGGATGAAGCGCACTGGTCCAGGGAGTACCCCGACTGCGACGGGAGGAGACAGTCGCCCATCAACGTGCAGAGGAAGAGCGTGCAGTACAACCCTGCCCTGAGGGCCCTGAGCCTGACAGGCTACGAGGCCCAGGAGGGGGAGTTCTCCATGATCAACAACGGCCACACAG TACAGATCAGCCTGCCCTCCACTATGCGCTTGACGGCCCCCGACGGCACCCAGTACATAGCCAAGCAGATGCACTTCCACTGGGGTGGTGCGTTCTCCGAGATCAGTGGCTCTGAGCACACCATTGATGGGATCAGATATGTGACCGAG GTTCACGTCGTCCACTACAATTCCAAATACAAGAGCTACGATGAAGCCCAGATGGCCCCGGACGGCTTGGCTGTGCTGGCAGCCCTCTTCGAG ATCAAGGATTACGCCGAAAACACTTACTACAGCAACTTCATTTCTCACCTGAAGAACATCCGGAATCCAG GACAAACCACAGTTCTGAGCAGCCTTAACCTTCAGGACATGCTCCCTGAGAACCTCCACTCCTACTACAGCTACCAGGGCTCACTCACGACTCCTCCCTGTACTGAGAATGTCCACTGGTTTGTGCTTGCAGATACTGTCAAGCTCTCCAGGACGCAG GTTTGGAAGCTACAGAATTCCTTGTTGAATGACCAGAACAAGACCATCCACAATGATTACCGCAGAACCCAGCCCCTGAACCACAGAGTGGTGGAGGCCAACTTCAAGTCTCTCCCTAACCCTC GCTCTGAGCTCCATTTTTATCTAAACAATATTGAAAATAACCTGGAATACCTGAGAAGAGTTATTGAACAgaagaaagcaaagggaaaaagacCATGGTAA